The segment TCGAGGACGTTGGCGGCCGGAGCAGAGCGGGCGATGAGCTCGCGTGCGAGATTGCACCAACGCGTGCAGCGGTCGAGCACCACGCTGTCGGAACTGGCGACGATCTCGCCAGTCGAGCCGAGAATCTGGTCGGGGCTGAAGGCGAGTTCGACCGTCCAGTTCCAGCCGGCGGGTTGGGCCAGCTCCAGCAGCGCGGTTTTGAGCCGGCCGCTGTTGCCGACCGGGCGATCGAGCAACCAGTGACATCGGACCACGCCGCAACGCGCGGCGGTTTCGCCGACCAACGTGGCGGCGCGGCGGGTCTCGGCGACTTCGCGATAGGTGCCGTGGAGGCTGGCCATGTCGCGGTAACAGCCGTCGCGGCCGAGCAGGATCACGCCGCCAGCGAGCGCTGCCTCGAGCGTGATCAGGAGATTGTAGCCGTCGATCCACAGCTCTGCGCCGGCGAGCGCGGCAGGCTCCACGCGATGTGTGGCCCGGCGCTCGTGTTGTTCGCGCGAGCAGGCACATCGCGCCACGGCGATTCGCTGCCGCTGCGTGAGTCCATGGCGATCACCCGTCAGTGCGAGCGAGGAGCGCAACGCATAGCCGCGGTCGAGCAGCCAGCACAACTCGCCGATCGCAGTGCGCAGCGCCG is part of the Opitutus terrae PB90-1 genome and harbors:
- a CDS encoding DUF434 domain-containing protein yields the protein MPDQRQHRGAHPEDAELFAPAHWPALRTAIGELCWLLDRGYALRSSLALTGDRHGLTQRQRIAVARCACSREQHERRATHRVEPAALAGAELWIDGYNLLITLEAALAGGVILLGRDGCYRDMASLHGTYREVAETRRAATLVGETAARCGVVRCHWLLDRPVGNSGRLKTALLELAQPAGWNWTVELAFSPDQILGSTGEIVASSDSVVLDRCTRWCNLARELIARSAPAANVLDLSATLG